One region of Faecalibacter bovis genomic DNA includes:
- a CDS encoding sterol desaturase family protein, giving the protein MIYLLLTLFIFVIMEPLTWLIHKYVMHGFLWVLHKDHHDHSTEGELEKNDYFFIIFAIPAIALFYFGSINNYNYLFYIGLGITCYGIAYFFVHDIFIHQRIKIFRNTKNPYFLAIRRAHKQHHKYITKEDGECFGFLYVPLKYFKMYYSKKS; this is encoded by the coding sequence ATGATTTATTTACTACTTACATTATTCATTTTTGTAATAATGGAGCCTTTAACCTGGTTGATCCACAAATATGTAATGCACGGATTTTTATGGGTTTTACATAAAGATCATCACGACCATAGTACTGAAGGCGAACTGGAAAAGAATGATTATTTCTTTATAATATTCGCAATTCCTGCTATTGCATTGTTTTATTTTGGATCTATAAATAATTATAATTATTTATTTTATATCGGATTGGGTATAACATGTTACGGAATCGCTTACTTTTTTGTTCATGATATATTTATTCATCAACGTATAAAAATATTTAGAAATACTAAAAATCCTTATTTTTTAGCGATACGAAGAGCGCATAAACAACATCATAAATACATTACAAAAGAAGATGGTGAATGTTTTGGATTTCTTTATGTACCTCTTAAATATTTTAAAATGTATTATTCTAAAAAATCATAA
- a CDS encoding lycopene cyclase domain-containing protein: protein MNFDKTYTLVTAILTTLTIIYLHLITRTPWIGQASLIYSILMLGFFPVNGILTGTGLENPIVNYNPNEFLNFRIGTIPIEDAVYGYSLFLWNIYFFKFFKNKMK from the coding sequence TTGAATTTCGATAAAACTTACACTTTAGTTACAGCCATTTTAACTACATTAACAATAATATATTTGCATCTAATTACTAGAACTCCTTGGATTGGTCAGGCCTCTTTAATATATTCCATTTTGATGTTAGGATTTTTTCCTGTAAATGGAATTTTGACAGGAACTGGTCTAGAAAATCCAATTGTAAATTACAATCCAAACGAATTTTTAAATTTCCGAATCGGAACAATTCCTATTGAAGATGCCGTTTATGGTTATTCTTTATTTTTATGGAATATTTACTTTTTCAAATTTTTTAAAAATAAGATGAAATAG
- the rimO gene encoding 30S ribosomal protein S12 methylthiotransferase RimO, whose protein sequence is MRTKSVGKKKINVITLGCSKNVYDSEVLMGQLKANGKEVVHEQSGDIVVINTCGFIDNAKEESIDTILDYVQRKEDGLVEKVFVTGCLSERYKPDLLEQIPDVDQYFGTRELPLLLKALGADYKHELVGERLTTTPRHFAYLKIAEGCDRPCSFCAIPLMRGGNVSRPIEDLVTEAEKLAKNGTKELILIAQDLTYYGLDLYKKRELARLLKELVKVEGIEWIRLHYAFPAGFPEDVLDVIREEPKVCNYLDIPLQHISTNILKSMRRGTTKEKTNALLDAFRSKVPGMTIRTTLICGYPGETEEDFQEMKAWVQEQKFDRLGCFTYSHEENTHAYNLVDDVPEEVKQRRVEEIMEIQSQISYDLNQEKIGKTFRVLIDRKEGDNFVGRSEHDSPDVDNEILISAVDTYLPVGEFVNVEIIEAYEFDLIGKVID, encoded by the coding sequence ATGCGTACAAAATCGGTTGGAAAAAAGAAAATCAACGTTATTACATTAGGATGTTCTAAGAATGTTTATGATTCAGAGGTTTTAATGGGACAATTAAAAGCCAATGGGAAAGAAGTAGTTCACGAACAATCGGGTGATATTGTTGTAATTAATACTTGTGGTTTTATTGATAATGCAAAAGAAGAAAGTATTGATACGATTTTAGATTATGTTCAACGTAAAGAAGACGGTTTAGTTGAAAAAGTTTTTGTTACAGGATGTTTATCTGAGCGCTACAAACCAGATTTATTAGAGCAAATTCCGGATGTTGATCAATATTTCGGAACGCGCGAATTACCATTGTTATTAAAAGCTTTAGGAGCTGATTACAAACATGAATTAGTTGGTGAACGTTTAACAACAACACCTCGTCACTTCGCCTACTTAAAAATTGCAGAAGGTTGTGATCGCCCTTGTTCGTTCTGTGCAATTCCATTGATGAGAGGAGGTAACGTATCACGTCCAATCGAAGATTTAGTAACTGAAGCTGAAAAATTAGCTAAAAACGGAACAAAAGAGTTAATTTTAATTGCTCAAGATTTAACATACTACGGGTTAGATTTATACAAAAAACGTGAATTAGCTCGTTTATTAAAAGAGTTAGTAAAAGTGGAAGGTATTGAATGGATTCGTTTACACTATGCATTCCCAGCTGGTTTCCCAGAGGATGTATTAGATGTAATTCGTGAAGAACCTAAAGTTTGTAACTATTTAGATATTCCATTACAACATATTTCTACAAACATCTTAAAATCGATGCGTCGTGGAACAACTAAAGAAAAAACGAATGCTTTATTAGATGCTTTCCGTTCTAAAGTTCCAGGAATGACAATTCGTACAACGTTAATTTGTGGTTATCCAGGAGAGACGGAAGAAGATTTCCAAGAGATGAAAGCATGGGTACAAGAACAAAAATTTGATCGTTTAGGATGTTTTACATATTCTCACGAAGAAAATACACACGCTTATAATTTAGTGGATGATGTTCCTGAAGAAGTTAAACAACGCCGTGTAGAAGAAATTATGGAAATTCAATCTCAAATTTCTTACGATTTAAACCAAGAGAAAATTGGAAAAACTTTCAGAGTTTTAATCGATCGTAAAGAAGGGGATAATTTTGTTGGTCGTTCTGAGCATGATTCGCCAGACGTTGATAATGAAATTTTAATTTCTGCAGTCGATACTTATTTACCAGTTGGAGAATTTGTAAATGTTGAAATTATCGAGGCTTACGAATTTGATTTAATCGGAAAAGTAATTGATTAA
- a CDS encoding T9SS-dependent choice-of-anchor J family protein, producing the protein MKKSLLSLAFIATIFSNADAQYFTENFDGNGPGIGSWTVLDIDGQTPDPNVAFITNGWNVLDLDGIDGLFGGPAGDHAAASTSWYSPAGVSNDWLITPLINLTDAITPRLRYSAKAQDPTYPDGYQLKVAPNGGNTIADFTDTLAIIESEGSHEGKPWTEKVFGLEQYAGQSIRIAWINNSDDMFMLFVDDIIVEETPENEPQSLPFHESFDSSSSSRTFWTNINVEGSSNWTYAVGSTGVVTTTKAGDANARFVSVMGENTPITKLVSPIIQVTSSDAYLEFYHANPAWASDINALKVYYRLSETSEWVEIFHQTERTETWTKQVIQLPEVSATMQIAFEGINNWGRANVIDEVKVRAGLIPMTTTLPFNETFEDDSTTRAGWTQQNVLGNRNWTFAAGSNGGITTANNGQLNARFYSGSGVSSPVTKLITPMIDAGSVSDAYLQFSYAQPNWFGDNNALKVYYRTSDSEDWIKIYDSPGAVDAWKEKRIQLPALSSELQIAFEGINNYGYANIVDDVQIIEGTLPPLPEVCGINNVSNNLENGIGNLTMFAYANDFRVNAYSTIDVSQISFNLITATEGISTATYSIIEDVNGTPSGDVVYTFTGAPSVTESLGTNFGYSFSKYTYDLPEVVRLENTTNTHKRYWLQVEAVQPNSGEDAYWETTTVENTSEYNMMVYDTDVEAWEETSGEGVFTIVGECNEIEMPETCEQGNPSNNIENGQGSISAAEIAHDFQIEENTQFTLNSIKINVLTSTGLNSATVKVYSDNNGVPGDVLTTFTGVPSTRVNVGSTSGFDSSTYTFNLPEALPLEGGNTYWVGLTGAVYASGTNGYFESSTIMNTLYTGKFNGTPGSPNWADFTSGQWDGVFSIVGTCETLSIGDQTIEVNKLSVYPNPITDVLYIKHKLAVANVEVYNVTGQKVVTTKVKADGSVNLASLPQGVYVVNATLEDGTNQTFKVIKK; encoded by the coding sequence ATGAAAAAATCTTTACTAAGTCTGGCATTTATTGCTACGATTTTCTCAAATGCTGATGCACAGTATTTCACCGAAAACTTTGATGGAAATGGTCCAGGAATTGGATCTTGGACAGTACTAGACATTGATGGGCAGACTCCTGATCCAAATGTTGCATTCATTACTAATGGATGGAATGTATTAGATTTAGATGGAATAGATGGACTTTTTGGAGGACCAGCAGGTGATCACGCTGCTGCGAGTACTTCATGGTATTCTCCAGCGGGAGTATCTAACGATTGGTTAATTACTCCTTTAATTAATTTAACTGATGCTATAACTCCTCGTTTAAGATATTCTGCTAAAGCCCAAGACCCAACATATCCTGACGGATACCAATTAAAAGTAGCTCCAAATGGTGGAAATACAATAGCTGATTTTACAGATACATTAGCTATTATCGAATCAGAAGGATCTCATGAAGGAAAACCTTGGACAGAAAAAGTTTTCGGATTAGAACAATATGCTGGACAATCAATTCGTATAGCTTGGATTAATAATTCAGACGATATGTTCATGTTATTTGTAGATGACATTATAGTTGAAGAAACTCCTGAAAATGAACCACAAAGTCTTCCATTCCACGAATCTTTTGATTCGTCATCATCTAGTAGAACATTTTGGACAAATATTAATGTTGAAGGTTCATCAAACTGGACATATGCTGTTGGTTCAACAGGTGTAGTTACAACGACTAAAGCAGGAGATGCAAATGCACGTTTTGTTTCTGTTATGGGTGAAAATACACCTATTACAAAATTAGTTTCTCCTATAATTCAAGTTACTTCTAGTGATGCTTATTTAGAATTTTATCATGCAAATCCAGCTTGGGCTAGTGATATTAACGCTTTAAAAGTATATTATAGATTATCTGAAACATCAGAATGGGTTGAAATTTTTCACCAAACTGAAAGAACTGAAACTTGGACTAAACAAGTTATTCAACTTCCAGAAGTATCTGCAACGATGCAAATCGCATTTGAAGGTATCAACAACTGGGGGCGTGCAAATGTTATAGATGAGGTTAAAGTAAGAGCAGGATTAATTCCTATGACAACTACTTTACCTTTCAATGAAACATTTGAAGACGATTCAACAACAAGAGCTGGTTGGACACAACAAAATGTTTTAGGAAACCGAAACTGGACTTTTGCTGCAGGATCAAATGGTGGTATCACAACTGCTAATAATGGACAATTAAACGCACGTTTCTATTCTGGTTCTGGAGTAAGTTCACCTGTTACAAAATTAATTACTCCAATGATTGACGCTGGTAGTGTAAGTGATGCATATTTACAATTTAGCTATGCACAACCAAATTGGTTTGGAGATAATAATGCATTAAAAGTATACTATAGAACAAGTGATTCTGAAGACTGGATTAAAATATATGATAGCCCTGGAGCTGTAGATGCATGGAAAGAAAAACGTATACAATTACCTGCCCTATCTAGCGAATTACAAATTGCATTCGAAGGTATTAACAACTACGGATACGCTAACATTGTAGATGATGTACAAATTATTGAAGGTACATTACCTCCATTACCAGAAGTTTGTGGTATAAATAATGTTTCTAATAACCTTGAAAATGGTATAGGAAATTTAACAATGTTCGCTTACGCTAATGATTTCCGTGTTAATGCATATTCGACTATAGATGTTTCACAAATTTCATTTAATTTAATTACAGCTACAGAGGGAATTTCTACAGCAACATATTCTATTATAGAAGATGTTAATGGAACGCCAAGTGGAGACGTTGTTTATACATTCACAGGTGCGCCATCTGTAACAGAAAGTTTAGGTACTAATTTTGGATATAGCTTCTCTAAATATACTTATGATTTACCTGAAGTTGTAAGATTAGAAAATACAACTAATACTCATAAGAGATATTGGTTACAAGTTGAAGCAGTTCAACCAAATTCTGGTGAAGATGCTTATTGGGAAACTACAACTGTAGAAAATACTTCTGAATATAATATGATGGTATATGACACTGATGTAGAGGCTTGGGAAGAAACATCAGGTGAAGGTGTATTTACTATTGTTGGTGAATGTAACGAGATAGAAATGCCTGAGACTTGTGAACAAGGAAATCCTTCAAATAATATAGAAAATGGACAAGGATCTATTTCTGCAGCTGAAATTGCACATGATTTCCAAATTGAAGAAAACACACAATTTACTTTAAATTCAATTAAGATCAACGTTTTAACATCAACTGGATTAAATTCTGCTACAGTCAAAGTTTATTCTGATAACAATGGTGTTCCAGGTGATGTATTAACAACATTTACAGGTGTTCCTAGTACAAGAGTAAACGTTGGTTCTACGTCTGGATTTGATAGTTCTACTTATACATTTAATTTACCTGAAGCATTACCATTAGAAGGTGGAAATACTTATTGGGTTGGATTAACAGGTGCTGTGTATGCATCTGGTACAAATGGATATTTCGAATCTAGTACTATCATGAACACGTTATACACTGGTAAATTTAATGGAACTCCAGGTTCTCCAAACTGGGCTGATTTCACTTCTGGACAATGGGATGGTGTATTCTCAATTGTTGGTACTTGTGAAACATTATCTATCGGTGATCAAACGATTGAAGTAAATAAATTATCTGTTTATCCTAATCCTATAACTGATGTATTATACATCAAACACAAATTAGCTGTTGCTAACGTTGAAGTTTACAATGTAACAGGTCAAAAAGTTGTAACAACTAAAGTTAAAGCTGACGGATCAGTTAATTTAGCTAGTTTACCTCAAGGAGTTTATGTTGTAAATGCTACTTTAGAAGATGGTACAAACCAAACATTTAAAGTAATTAAGAAATAA
- a CDS encoding 3-oxoacid CoA-transferase subunit B has translation MLDKNGIAKRIAKEVKDGYYVNLGIGIPTLVANYIPEGINVVLQSENGLLGMGPFPIEGEEDPDFINAGKQTITTLPGSSFFDSAMSFGMIRARRINLTILGAMEVSENGDIANWKIPGKMVKGMGGAMDLVASADNIIVAMQHVNKAGESKLLPECTLPLTGIKCVKKIVTELAVLEILPTGGFKLLERAPGISVEDIKKATAGKLIIEGDIPEMTF, from the coding sequence ATGTTAGATAAAAACGGAATTGCAAAACGTATCGCAAAAGAAGTAAAAGATGGATACTATGTAAATTTAGGAATTGGTATTCCGACCTTGGTTGCAAACTATATTCCTGAAGGAATTAATGTTGTCTTACAATCTGAAAATGGTTTATTAGGTATGGGGCCTTTCCCTATTGAAGGCGAAGAAGATCCTGATTTTATCAATGCGGGTAAGCAAACGATTACTACACTTCCTGGTTCTTCTTTTTTCGATTCTGCTATGAGTTTTGGAATGATTAGAGCACGAAGAATAAATTTAACCATTTTAGGAGCAATGGAAGTTTCTGAAAATGGAGATATTGCCAATTGGAAAATTCCAGGTAAAATGGTTAAAGGAATGGGTGGCGCAATGGATTTAGTTGCTTCTGCAGATAATATAATTGTTGCTATGCAGCATGTAAACAAAGCTGGTGAATCTAAACTATTACCAGAATGTACTTTACCTCTTACAGGGATAAAATGTGTCAAAAAAATTGTTACTGAATTAGCTGTTTTAGAAATTTTACCAACTGGTGGATTTAAATTACTTGAAAGAGCTCCTGGTATTTCTGTGGAAGATATTAAGAAAGCTACAGCTGGTAAACTTATTATTGAAGGCGATATTCCTGAAATGACTTTTTAA
- a CDS encoding CoA transferase subunit A: MINKTVNSIEEALQGVESGMTLAFGGFGLSGIPENLIQGLVDKGIDNLTCISNNAGVDNFGLGLLLHRKQIKKMISSYVGENAEFERQMLSGELEVELIPQGTLATRLMAAGFGMPAFFTPAGVGTEVAEGKEIRKFTFHGIEKEYLLEKAFEPDFALVKAWKGDTAGNLIYRGAAGNFNHPAAMCGKITIAEVEELVEVGELDPNQIHTPGVYVNRIIQGAKYEKRIENRTVQPKKD, translated from the coding sequence ATGATTAATAAAACAGTAAACTCCATAGAAGAAGCCTTACAAGGTGTAGAAAGCGGAATGACATTGGCTTTTGGAGGATTTGGGTTAAGTGGAATTCCAGAAAACTTAATTCAAGGTTTGGTAGACAAAGGAATAGACAACTTAACTTGTATTTCAAACAATGCAGGTGTTGATAATTTCGGTTTAGGATTATTATTACATCGCAAGCAGATTAAAAAAATGATTTCATCTTATGTGGGAGAAAATGCTGAGTTTGAACGCCAAATGTTATCAGGTGAACTAGAAGTTGAGTTAATTCCACAAGGAACATTAGCAACAAGATTAATGGCTGCCGGTTTCGGAATGCCTGCTTTTTTTACACCAGCTGGTGTAGGAACTGAAGTTGCTGAAGGAAAAGAGATCAGAAAATTTACTTTTCATGGAATCGAAAAAGAATATTTATTAGAAAAGGCTTTTGAACCTGATTTCGCGCTGGTAAAAGCTTGGAAAGGTGACACGGCAGGAAATCTAATTTATCGTGGTGCAGCAGGAAATTTCAACCATCCAGCAGCAATGTGTGGGAAAATTACAATTGCTGAAGTAGAAGAATTGGTAGAAGTTGGCGAATTAGATCCAAATCAAATTCATACACCAGGTGTATATGTAAATCGTATTATACAAGGTGCTAAATACGAAAAGAGAATTGAAAATAGAACTGTACAACCTAAAAAAGATTAA
- a CDS encoding UbiA prenyltransferase family protein yields MEKRIVNRIIEYIFFSNFFMGLLSIGLNLETNIKLGLQLNDLDYYLFISSLSVIFYLFAYEIPIKKIKSSNQRTQFYIDHRKSIHTFNIILYIICCLSAISIFIKTYQNLFTLHWIHYLILIATFLLAISYYNWKFGFSLRKYTWFKPTLIAWTWAITTVYLPLLILQLTEGISNNWDARFYFLFSQTFMYFIVNAIMFDMKDYEDDTNRGLKTFVVKYGNQLMLNRVILPLIFLGFLSFILFGFWYDLPLHRILFMLVPIILMAIFAFKLNRPKSILYYLIAIDGMIFLKAIFGILSVILFEYEL; encoded by the coding sequence ATGGAGAAGAGAATAGTAAATCGAATCATCGAATACATTTTTTTCTCCAATTTTTTTATGGGTTTATTATCTATAGGATTAAATTTGGAAACTAACATAAAACTTGGTTTACAATTAAATGATTTAGATTACTATTTGTTTATCAGTAGTTTGAGCGTTATTTTTTACTTATTTGCGTATGAAATTCCGATAAAAAAGATCAAATCATCCAATCAACGAACACAATTCTATATTGACCACCGAAAATCGATTCATACATTTAACATAATTCTTTATATCATATGTTGTTTATCTGCAATAAGTATATTTATAAAGACTTATCAGAATCTATTTACCTTACATTGGATCCATTATTTAATCTTAATTGCAACTTTTTTATTAGCCATAAGTTACTACAACTGGAAGTTTGGATTTTCTCTTAGAAAATATACTTGGTTTAAACCAACTTTAATAGCTTGGACATGGGCAATTACAACTGTATATTTACCATTATTGATATTGCAATTAACCGAAGGAATATCTAATAATTGGGATGCTAGATTTTACTTTCTATTTAGTCAAACATTTATGTATTTCATCGTTAATGCAATTATGTTTGATATGAAGGATTATGAAGATGATACCAATCGAGGATTAAAAACCTTTGTTGTAAAATATGGAAATCAATTGATGTTGAATCGCGTTATTCTACCTTTAATTTTCTTAGGTTTTTTAAGTTTTATATTATTCGGATTTTGGTATGATTTACCATTACATCGCATACTTTTTATGTTAGTTCCGATAATCTTGATGGCAATTTTTGCTTTTAAATTAAACCGTCCGAAATCAATTTTATATTATTTAATCGCAATTGATGGAATGATATTTTTGAAAGCTATTTTCGGAATCCTAAGTGTAATACTGTTCGAGTATGAATTATAA
- a CDS encoding class I SAM-dependent methyltransferase, with translation MNYNYIAPYYDLLSRICFLNRQQLAHKIILKHLNSGDQILWLGGGSGWFLEDINKLNIDLEIDYVELSTVMIEKAKARKVSNINVNFYQEDFFQFVPNRNYDVIITAFVFDHFLEKECEILFKKYNQFLKKKGKWAYVDFCEEQNFIQRFLTKSMVLFFNLVAGIEAKDFPKVNGLFDDFELIEGKEYFGNYIQSKIYKK, from the coding sequence ATGAATTATAATTATATCGCTCCATATTATGATTTATTAAGCCGAATATGTTTTCTAAATCGACAACAATTGGCTCATAAAATCATATTAAAACATTTAAATTCTGGTGATCAAATTTTATGGTTAGGTGGAGGTAGTGGATGGTTTCTTGAGGATATTAATAAATTAAATATTGATTTAGAAATTGATTATGTTGAATTATCAACTGTAATGATAGAGAAAGCTAAAGCGAGAAAAGTATCGAATATTAATGTTAATTTTTATCAAGAAGATTTTTTTCAATTCGTGCCAAACAGAAATTATGATGTAATAATTACAGCATTTGTTTTTGATCATTTTTTAGAAAAAGAATGTGAAATATTATTCAAAAAATACAATCAATTTTTAAAGAAAAAAGGCAAATGGGCTTATGTTGATTTTTGTGAAGAACAAAATTTTATCCAAAGATTTCTAACTAAGTCCATGGTACTTTTTTTTAATTTAGTTGCAGGAATAGAAGCAAAGGATTTCCCAAAAGTGAATGGATTATTCGATGATTTTGAATTGATAGAAGGGAAGGAATATTTTGGCAATTATATTCAATCCAAAATATATAAGAAATAA
- a CDS encoding acyl-CoA desaturase, whose protein sequence is MIGVIILFILHWYGSLFFQTFFLHRYASHAMFTMSRRWEKIFHVLTWIFQGTSYLSPYAYGVMHRMHHKHADTENDPHSPIFDKNIWNMMWKTRIYYKEVGTGEKQIEEKYIKGVPAWRSWDKFAEHNLIRVAWIFVYIGLYWLVDAPLWAYFVFIPMHALMSPLHGAIVNWFSHKYGYRNYEVKDTSTNLMPVDWLMWGECLHNNHHKFGGRPNFAVKKFEFDPMFPCIRLMEKLNIIQFKKGKLDTDYM, encoded by the coding sequence ATGATAGGAGTAATCATATTGTTCATTCTACACTGGTATGGATCATTATTTTTCCAGACTTTCTTCTTACACCGTTATGCATCACACGCAATGTTCACAATGTCAAGAAGATGGGAAAAGATCTTCCATGTATTAACTTGGATTTTCCAAGGAACATCTTATTTAAGCCCTTATGCTTACGGGGTTATGCACAGAATGCATCATAAACATGCAGATACAGAAAACGATCCACACTCTCCAATTTTTGATAAAAATATTTGGAATATGATGTGGAAAACTCGTATTTATTATAAAGAAGTTGGAACTGGTGAAAAACAAATCGAAGAAAAATACATTAAAGGAGTTCCTGCTTGGCGTTCTTGGGATAAGTTCGCTGAACATAACTTAATAAGAGTAGCTTGGATTTTTGTTTATATCGGATTATACTGGTTAGTAGACGCACCATTGTGGGCATATTTTGTATTTATCCCAATGCATGCATTAATGAGCCCATTACACGGAGCTATCGTAAACTGGTTCTCGCACAAATACGGTTATAGAAACTATGAAGTTAAAGATACTTCTACGAATTTAATGCCTGTAGACTGGTTAATGTGGGGTGAATGTTTACATAACAATCATCACAAATTTGGAGGACGTCCAAACTTCGCAGTAAAAAAATTCGAGTTTGATCCGATGTTCCCATGTATCCGACTAATGGAAAAATTGAATATCATTCAATTCAAAAAAGGAAAATTAGACACCGATTATATGTAA
- a CDS encoding DUF4442 domain-containing protein, with the protein MNKEFFRNIISTQIPIAWIAGVRLHEWKNNTCSTKIKLGLLNQNPFKSMFWAVQGMAAEFSSGLMASAKIQESGKNVSMLVLGMQSKFLKKAVGKIIFTCNDGEMIEAAINKAIQTGEGVTIIVKSKGVDEQNDVVSEFEFTWSFKLKS; encoded by the coding sequence ATGAATAAAGAATTCTTCCGAAATATTATTTCGACACAAATTCCAATCGCTTGGATAGCAGGTGTACGTTTACATGAGTGGAAAAACAATACATGTTCAACCAAAATAAAATTAGGATTATTGAATCAAAATCCATTTAAGAGTATGTTTTGGGCTGTACAAGGTATGGCTGCTGAATTTTCTTCAGGATTAATGGCTTCTGCAAAGATTCAAGAATCAGGAAAAAACGTATCGATGTTGGTGCTTGGAATGCAATCTAAATTTCTAAAGAAAGCAGTAGGTAAAATTATTTTTACTTGTAATGATGGTGAAATGATTGAAGCTGCAATAAATAAAGCGATACAAACTGGAGAAGGAGTAACTATAATAGTTAAAAGCAAAGGTGTTGATGAGCAAAATGATGTTGTGTCTGAGTTCGAATTTACTTGGTCTTTTAAATTGAAATCTTAA
- a CDS encoding aminotransferase-like domain-containing protein, whose product MNSPVEPNFDFIKLDHQADLPLYIQLVDEFIKAIQLGNLKYGIKLPGTRRLSEILKLNRNTIVKSFDELASLGWIEIKPNRGTFIVRQTGIESQKLKANTDLKFPNKASFNYNKSFLLELPNDENTCKLRLNDGIPDYKLSDFKTTAKYYSSVLKRKNSFQKDSFNENPFFIKQLTNYINISRNFGIDSSQILVTRNREIALQMITKTLIQPGDYIAVNELSYYKSNMIFQENKARIVPIACDEFGLKTDALKSICETKKIRVLYLSSYNYPTTIALNKQRRLEIKQLAKYFGFVILEDDPDYEFHYSTRPTFPLTTNNFDGNIIYTSVFGKHLPSGFQLSYIIAPSDFITELKKQLYVYDSFGDPLIEQTLAEMITEGEISKNLKKHRNIYKEKRDYFCNLLLLHLRDQIDLQLPKNGFAVWVEWKISINLMQLKKDAEELDLYIPQNILYQTNKKIGMRLGFAHLSEEEMHQITEILKICFNKQ is encoded by the coding sequence ATGAATAGTCCGGTTGAACCAAATTTCGATTTTATTAAATTAGATCATCAAGCTGATTTACCATTGTATATTCAATTAGTTGATGAATTTATTAAAGCTATACAATTAGGAAATTTAAAATATGGAATTAAATTACCTGGCACACGAAGATTATCGGAAATTCTTAAATTAAACAGAAATACAATTGTTAAGAGTTTTGATGAATTAGCTTCTTTAGGTTGGATTGAAATAAAACCGAATCGTGGGACATTTATTGTTCGCCAAACTGGAATTGAATCCCAGAAACTAAAAGCAAATACTGATTTAAAATTTCCTAATAAAGCAAGTTTCAATTATAACAAATCTTTTCTTTTAGAATTACCAAACGATGAAAATACTTGCAAATTACGATTGAATGACGGTATTCCTGATTATAAATTGAGTGATTTTAAAACTACAGCTAAATATTATTCGTCAGTTTTAAAACGTAAAAATTCATTTCAAAAAGATTCATTCAATGAAAACCCGTTTTTTATAAAACAGCTTACAAATTATATCAATATTTCTCGAAATTTTGGCATTGATTCATCACAAATTCTGGTTACTCGTAATCGTGAAATTGCTTTGCAAATGATTACGAAAACGTTGATTCAACCAGGTGATTATATCGCTGTAAATGAATTGAGTTATTACAAATCGAATATGATTTTTCAGGAAAACAAAGCCCGAATTGTTCCGATAGCGTGTGATGAATTTGGTTTAAAAACAGATGCTTTAAAATCAATTTGTGAAACAAAAAAAATTAGAGTTCTATATCTTTCATCATACAATTATCCAACAACTATAGCTTTAAATAAACAGAGAAGGTTAGAAATTAAACAATTAGCCAAATATTTTGGGTTTGTAATTTTAGAAGATGATCCTGATTACGAATTTCACTACTCTACTCGACCAACATTTCCATTAACAACGAACAATTTTGATGGAAATATTATTTACACAAGTGTATTTGGAAAACATTTACCTTCCGGTTTTCAACTAAGTTATATCATTGCACCTTCGGATTTTATAACTGAACTGAAAAAGCAATTGTATGTTTATGATTCTTTTGGCGATCCACTGATTGAACAGACTTTAGCTGAAATGATTACAGAAGGTGAAATTTCTAAAAATTTAAAAAAACATCGCAATATTTATAAAGAAAAACGAGATTATTTTTGCAACTTATTGCTTTTACACCTTAGAGATCAAATTGATTTACAGTTACCAAAAAATGGATTTGCAGTTTGGGTTGAATGGAAAATTTCTATCAACCTAATGCAACTTAAAAAAGATGCTGAAGAATTAGATTTATATATTCCGCAGAATATTTTATACCAAACCAATAAAAAAATTGGAATGCGTTTGGGGTTTGCTCATTTGTCGGAAGAGGAAATGCATCAAATTACAGAAATTCTAAAAATTTGTTTTAATAAACAATAA